In one window of Fictibacillus phosphorivorans DNA:
- a CDS encoding type II secretion system protein has product MLKNFERFLKNEKGLTLIELLVVIVILGIIAAIAVVSIGGIIGKTKEKAQVTEAVQIINGAKLAYAADNKASSWENSSSLSDYVNNLKDSEWKVTLASGAYSIDGHAAEAVSGVDTNTDGVLSETELTKYLGGQ; this is encoded by the coding sequence ATGTTAAAGAATTTTGAAAGATTTTTAAAAAATGAAAAAGGTTTAACACTGATTGAATTGTTAGTGGTAATTGTAATTCTAGGTATTATCGCAGCAATTGCGGTGGTAAGTATAGGTGGAATTATTGGTAAAACAAAAGAGAAAGCACAAGTTACAGAAGCGGTTCAAATTATTAATGGCGCAAAATTAGCATATGCTGCTGACAATAAAGCTTCCTCTTGGGAGAATTCTAGCTCTCTATCAGATTATGTTAATAATTTAAAAGATAGCGAGTGGAAGGTAACATTAGCAAGTGGAGCATATAGCATTGATGGACACGCAGCAGAAGCTGTTAGTGGGGTTGATACAAATACAGACGGTGTATTATCTGAAACTGAATTAACTAAATATTTAGGTGGACAGTAA
- a CDS encoding type II secretion system protein has protein sequence MFNKLLKKHAKNEKGLTLIELLVVIVILGIIAAIAVVSIGGIIGKTKDKAAVSEAVQIIKAAKMAHSTENNATTWTSTAEANNPLKEYVSNLKDNAWTVTFDATTKTYKISDHAALDAMKKTNTSQADPITEAQLTTYLGGN, from the coding sequence TTGTTTAATAAACTATTAAAAAAACACGCAAAAAATGAAAAAGGACTAACGCTCATTGAGTTGTTGGTAGTTATCGTTATTCTAGGTATTATAGCAGCTATTGCTGTTGTAAGTATAGGTGGAATTATTGGAAAAACTAAAGATAAAGCTGCAGTTAGTGAGGCAGTTCAAATTATTAAAGCAGCAAAGATGGCACATTCAACAGAAAATAATGCAACGACTTGGACAAGTACAGCGGAAGCTAATAACCCATTAAAAGAGTATGTTAGTAATTTAAAGGATAACGCATGGACTGTTACATTTGATGCGACTACAAAAACATATAAAATATCAGATCATGCAGCACTTGATGCTATGAAAAAAACAAATACTTCTCAAGCTGATCCTATTACAGAAGCACAATTAACGACTTATCTTGGTGGAAATTAA
- a CDS encoding type II secretion system F family protein: MAQFSYVGRDKSGKKRTGSVLGLSKREAVLKLKEKGIAVTEVQEMKQTLFNKEISLGSPVKSQQFVIFLRQFATLLRAGVSVVDSTSIMAAQTESKALQKVLADVEEELRQGNPLSNAMSRHRNVFPPMVINMVSAGEAGGSLDDTLDQLATYFEKQHYTKQKIISAMMYPMIVGVVAVFVVIFLLAKVVPTFAAMLQEAGGELPAITRFVLGASDFVQGFWWLLLIFLVLFYLALLIIRKNKSSRYYFDYVILKVPIFGKLLQKSALARMTRTLSSLFSSSVPILQSLSIVEKVVENEVVAKVIRESRSSLETGQRLTEPMKNHWIFPPLVTQMISIGEETGSLDEMLAKVADFYEKEVETGTDRLKALIEPLMIVFLASVVGTIVVSVMVPMFEIYKTIG; this comes from the coding sequence ATGGCACAGTTTAGTTATGTAGGTCGTGACAAGAGCGGAAAAAAACGTACAGGCTCCGTTCTTGGGCTATCCAAGCGTGAGGCGGTTCTAAAGCTAAAAGAAAAAGGAATCGCAGTCACAGAAGTACAAGAGATGAAACAAACGCTGTTTAACAAAGAAATTTCGTTAGGCAGTCCAGTAAAATCTCAGCAGTTTGTCATTTTCTTAAGGCAGTTTGCAACATTGTTGCGAGCGGGTGTATCCGTTGTTGACTCGACAAGTATCATGGCTGCTCAGACAGAAAGTAAGGCGCTGCAAAAGGTGTTAGCAGATGTGGAAGAAGAGCTTCGGCAAGGTAACCCATTGTCTAATGCGATGAGTCGACACCGAAATGTGTTTCCACCGATGGTCATTAACATGGTGTCCGCAGGTGAAGCAGGTGGTAGTTTGGACGATACACTCGATCAACTAGCGACCTACTTTGAAAAGCAGCATTATACGAAGCAAAAGATCATATCAGCGATGATGTATCCAATGATAGTCGGAGTGGTGGCAGTATTTGTAGTAATCTTCTTGCTAGCTAAAGTTGTGCCAACGTTTGCGGCTATGCTTCAAGAAGCTGGAGGAGAGCTCCCAGCTATTACACGATTTGTTTTAGGAGCCAGTGATTTTGTGCAAGGTTTTTGGTGGCTTTTACTCATATTCTTGGTGTTATTCTATTTGGCACTCTTGATTATTCGTAAAAATAAATCAAGCCGATATTACTTTGATTATGTAATTTTGAAAGTTCCTATATTCGGTAAACTACTTCAGAAATCTGCACTTGCGAGGATGACACGAACGCTTAGTTCACTGTTTTCAAGTTCAGTTCCAATTCTGCAATCCTTATCGATTGTGGAAAAAGTGGTAGAGAATGAGGTAGTGGCAAAGGTGATTCGTGAATCGAGAAGTTCTCTGGAAACCGGTCAGCGATTGACAGAACCGATGAAAAATCATTGGATATTCCCGCCACTCGTAACCCAAATGATATCAATTGGTGAAGAAACTGGATCGCTGGATGAAATGCTTGCAAAAGTAGCAGATTTTTATGAAAAAGAAGTTGAAACGGGGACAGATCGCTTAAAAGCGTTGATTGAGCCATTGATGATTGTTTTCTTGGCATCTGTAGTTGGTACGATTGTTGTATCCGTAATGGTACCGATGTTTGAAATTTATAAAACAATTGGTTAA
- a CDS encoding type IV pilus twitching motility protein PilT encodes MKEKLEQWLRAAFQLKASDVHLSVGMPPVFRINGGLKRYGSEALRPEDTEQISQLVIDEKYYSDFEEAGEIDISYGIQGLSRFRVNAYRQRSCVSLAFRIIPTSIPSMEDLKLPESVRKMAGKHQGLVLVTGPTGSGKSTTLASMIDFMNRTMSRHIITLEDPIEYLHKHRTCVIDQREIGFDTNNFANGLRAALRQDPDVILLGEMRDLETIATAITAAETGHLVLGTLHTTNASSTIDRIVDVFPPEQQGQIRIQLASVLVGVMSQRLLPTNDGKGRRAITEVLVNTPAVANLIRNEKIHQIHSVMQTSKNAGMHTFEMSAKEALERNEVSREFVEPYLLEKGG; translated from the coding sequence ATGAAAGAAAAGCTGGAACAATGGCTGAGAGCAGCCTTTCAATTAAAAGCATCAGATGTTCACCTGTCTGTTGGGATGCCTCCTGTTTTTCGAATCAATGGGGGATTAAAACGATACGGTAGTGAAGCGTTGAGACCCGAGGATACGGAACAGATTTCACAACTAGTCATTGATGAAAAGTATTATTCCGATTTTGAAGAAGCGGGAGAAATTGATATCTCGTATGGGATTCAAGGATTATCGCGGTTCAGGGTAAACGCATACCGTCAGCGGTCCTGTGTGAGTCTTGCTTTTCGAATCATTCCAACTTCTATTCCCAGCATGGAAGATCTGAAGCTTCCTGAAAGTGTACGGAAGATGGCGGGGAAACATCAAGGACTCGTGCTTGTTACCGGCCCAACGGGGAGCGGTAAGTCTACGACTCTTGCCTCGATGATCGATTTTATGAACCGGACGATGAGTCGGCACATAATTACGTTAGAGGACCCGATCGAGTACTTGCACAAACATCGAACGTGCGTGATTGACCAGCGTGAAATTGGGTTTGATACGAACAATTTTGCAAACGGCCTTCGCGCAGCACTCCGTCAAGACCCTGATGTGATTCTGCTCGGGGAAATGCGGGATCTGGAAACCATTGCAACAGCTATTACGGCAGCGGAAACGGGTCACCTTGTTCTAGGTACGCTACATACGACAAACGCATCATCAACGATTGATCGAATCGTCGATGTGTTTCCACCGGAACAACAAGGACAGATCCGAATTCAATTAGCCTCCGTCTTAGTCGGTGTCATGTCGCAGAGGCTTCTTCCAACCAATGATGGTAAAGGAAGAAGAGCGATTACTGAGGTGTTAGTCAATACACCTGCTGTAGCGAACTTGATCCGCAATGAAAAGATTCACCAGATTCATAGTGTGATGCAGACGAGCAAGAACGCTGGTATGCATACGTTTGAGATGTCTGCCAAGGAAGCTCTTGAGCGCAACGAAGTTTCAAGAGAGTTCGTGGAGCCATATCTCCTGGAGAAGGGAGGCTAA
- a CDS encoding GspE/PulE family protein, producing MIVQKKRLGDLLVESGLITEEVLQQTLKEKRSNQKLGDAFIEKGLLTEQQLIEVLEFQLGIPHLSLYRYPIDEQAVAIVPREFARRHFLMPVKKEADKLFVAMADPMDFTVIDDLRLTTGFQIERAISAKDDIIRAHNKYYDIDDSMDEFLDLLPQGASLSDDSRMTEEDSPIVKLVNQIIQQGVQQKASDIHFDPHETKIVIRYRIDGMLKTERSLPKHMQNMLTARIKIMANLNITESRLPQDGRIKMTLDMHPVDLRVSTLPAIYGEKIVLRILDLGSSLNHLENLGFNKLNMQRFTNLIKQPNGIILITGPTGSGKSSTLYAALNKLNTEEVNLVTIEDPVEYQLAGINQIQVNSSVGLTFASGLRSILRQDPDIVMIGEIRDTETAEIAVRASLTGHLVLSTLHTNDSIGTIARLTDMGVEPFLVAASLSGVIAQRLVRRVCRDCKQTFKATEREKEIFAKRGIKIESVSRGKGCGMCNSTGYKGRIALHEVLVVDEHIRQLIMNNRPIVELRDYAMKNGTIFLIDDGFLKVKQGLTTTEEVLRVAINE from the coding sequence GTGATCGTTCAAAAAAAGCGCCTTGGTGATCTTTTAGTAGAGTCTGGATTAATCACTGAAGAAGTTCTTCAGCAAACGTTAAAAGAAAAACGTAGCAACCAAAAACTTGGTGATGCTTTTATCGAAAAGGGTCTGCTGACCGAACAGCAGCTTATCGAGGTACTTGAATTTCAACTCGGTATTCCGCACTTAAGCTTGTATCGCTATCCCATTGATGAACAAGCAGTGGCAATTGTCCCAAGAGAGTTTGCTAGAAGACATTTTCTTATGCCGGTGAAAAAGGAAGCAGATAAGCTCTTTGTTGCGATGGCAGATCCTATGGATTTTACCGTTATCGATGATTTGCGATTAACAACTGGTTTTCAAATTGAACGTGCGATATCAGCAAAAGACGATATTATACGTGCTCATAACAAGTATTACGATATCGATGATTCTATGGACGAGTTTCTTGATCTTCTGCCACAAGGTGCGTCGTTGAGTGATGACAGCCGAATGACAGAAGAAGATTCACCAATCGTTAAGCTCGTGAATCAGATCATCCAGCAAGGTGTTCAGCAAAAAGCGAGTGATATCCATTTTGATCCTCACGAAACCAAGATTGTGATTCGTTACCGGATCGACGGGATGTTAAAAACGGAACGAAGTCTACCAAAGCATATGCAGAACATGCTGACGGCTCGTATTAAGATTATGGCGAACTTGAACATAACCGAAAGCCGATTGCCTCAAGATGGACGAATAAAGATGACACTGGATATGCATCCTGTAGACCTTCGTGTATCTACATTGCCAGCGATCTATGGTGAGAAGATTGTCCTGCGTATTCTTGATCTCGGTAGTTCGTTAAATCATCTAGAGAATCTAGGTTTTAACAAGCTGAACATGCAGCGGTTTACAAATCTAATCAAACAGCCGAACGGCATTATCTTAATCACGGGTCCGACGGGATCAGGTAAATCATCAACTCTGTATGCAGCATTAAACAAGTTGAACACAGAGGAAGTGAACCTAGTAACGATTGAGGATCCAGTTGAATACCAACTGGCGGGGATTAACCAGATTCAAGTGAACTCTTCAGTTGGTCTTACGTTTGCAAGTGGTTTGCGTTCTATTCTCCGACAGGATCCTGACATCGTCATGATCGGGGAAATTCGAGATACTGAAACGGCTGAAATTGCAGTTCGTGCGTCTCTAACGGGTCACTTAGTATTAAGCACGCTTCATACGAATGACTCAATCGGTACGATCGCTCGTCTTACTGATATGGGTGTTGAACCGTTCTTAGTTGCTGCATCGCTATCTGGAGTTATCGCTCAGCGGTTGGTCCGAAGAGTATGCCGTGATTGTAAACAAACGTTTAAAGCGACAGAACGAGAAAAAGAAATCTTCGCTAAACGCGGTATCAAGATTGAATCCGTTTCTCGTGGAAAAGGCTGCGGCATGTGCAACAGTACGGGATATAAAGGCAGGATTGCTCTTCATGAAGTTTTAGTTGTGGACGAGCATATTCGCCAGCTCATTATGAACAACAGACCAATTGTAGAATTGCGTGATTATGCGATGAAAAATGGAACTATCTTTTTGATTGATGATGGGTTCCTAAAAGTGAAACAAGGCTTAACGACGACTGAAGAAGTCTTGCGTGTAGCCATCAACGAGTAG
- a CDS encoding VanW family protein: MAKREFNPKNFLVIFASLSLAALFLFFFSHLGTKVYSNIFEEEKYGTGVAIASIPLENLSKSEALPLVNEKVSQWQNEHPVYLVYNEQKVKLPSDVWQFQVEDSLKNLSDSVSPLLVNVNKETVEKSIQQLQVSGLTELLDEEMLHAHLKKIGSTLQTNELEIPINEFLTTFGQAEEVVSESTIKLPGEHVLLEDWVEGLENYEMKPGEVFSLIGALEEVDMTAQDSIDLNVLASGIYGAIQKTNFSIIERHTSRELPDYASLGYEALVKPQDMDLAFKNTNASSYKFNFMMDGNNLSVSIVGVPLPYTYTVKVDKQVFEPKTIIHFNDQLASILSAVTVSGGREGYLATVYRKSFGSGGEEVASEKLAEDFYPPRHRIEERGYPVEEEETPETTPEEGTPGTPYPYPFPYYPDPNNPMNPYVPVMPGIPGTDPSDKPTTSKPVPEKETNSSNPGKESDGEIK; the protein is encoded by the coding sequence ATGGCTAAAAGAGAATTCAATCCCAAAAATTTTCTTGTGATCTTTGCATCCCTTAGCCTTGCAGCTCTTTTTCTTTTCTTTTTTAGTCACTTAGGGACAAAGGTATACTCTAATATTTTCGAAGAAGAAAAGTATGGTACGGGGGTTGCTATCGCTTCTATCCCTTTAGAAAATCTATCAAAATCAGAAGCGCTTCCACTGGTTAACGAAAAAGTATCACAGTGGCAAAACGAGCATCCCGTGTACTTGGTTTACAACGAGCAAAAAGTTAAATTGCCTAGTGATGTATGGCAGTTTCAGGTTGAAGATAGTCTGAAGAATCTTTCGGATAGTGTTTCACCGTTATTAGTAAACGTAAATAAGGAAACGGTTGAAAAATCGATACAACAACTTCAAGTTAGTGGACTTACAGAGTTATTGGATGAAGAGATGCTACATGCGCACCTGAAAAAGATAGGCTCTACTTTACAAACAAATGAACTTGAAATCCCAATAAACGAATTTCTCACTACGTTCGGACAAGCAGAAGAAGTGGTGAGTGAAAGCACGATTAAACTCCCAGGAGAGCATGTTCTTTTGGAAGATTGGGTAGAGGGTTTAGAAAATTATGAGATGAAACCAGGAGAAGTTTTCTCATTAATAGGAGCTCTAGAAGAAGTAGACATGACGGCACAAGATTCGATTGATCTTAACGTGCTGGCTAGTGGCATTTATGGAGCGATACAAAAAACAAACTTCAGCATCATCGAACGTCATACATCAAGAGAGCTGCCTGATTATGCGTCACTAGGATATGAAGCACTCGTTAAACCTCAAGACATGGATCTAGCTTTTAAGAATACAAATGCTTCGTCTTATAAGTTCAACTTTATGATGGATGGAAACAATTTAAGCGTTTCTATTGTTGGGGTACCACTTCCTTATACATATACCGTCAAAGTGGACAAGCAAGTATTTGAACCAAAGACTATTATTCATTTTAATGACCAGCTGGCATCGATTCTGAGTGCAGTTACCGTAAGTGGTGGAAGGGAAGGCTATCTGGCAACGGTCTATCGTAAATCGTTTGGTTCTGGTGGTGAGGAAGTGGCTTCGGAAAAGCTGGCAGAAGATTTTTATCCGCCGCGACATCGTATAGAGGAGAGAGGCTATCCGGTTGAGGAAGAGGAAACGCCTGAAACAACACCAGAAGAGGGTACACCTGGAACGCCTTATCCGTATCCTTTCCCGTATTATCCAGATCCGAATAATCCGATGAACCCTTATGTACCTGTAATGCCAGGTATTCCGGGAACTGACCCTTCGGATAAACCAACTACATCAAAGCCTGTTCCAGAAAAAGAAACAAATTCTAGTAATCCTGGTAAAGAGAGCGACGGTGAGATAAAGTGA
- a CDS encoding PRC-barrel domain-containing protein — MKKSNQFVGLPIISIADGAEVGHVKSLVVNPKEGMVDFLTVEHADWQISVRAVPFKKIVGVGEFAVMIEDSTSIFDLTEIPIANELVQKKITVVGAKLIDRKGQLIGEATEFFINEDTGAILGLELSLRSKKVILSSEQLITYGRDLIVIKEEAQLNFLDKAESLLGGAVEVEEEVAVSVETNELSEFQEKQLKLLTGRTTTKDIFERNGELLFPNGTTLNKEDVRKAQEKGPAVLAELSMNVVG; from the coding sequence ATGAAAAAAAGTAATCAATTTGTTGGACTGCCTATTATTAGTATTGCAGATGGAGCAGAAGTAGGACATGTAAAGTCATTAGTCGTTAATCCAAAAGAAGGTATGGTTGATTTCCTAACGGTTGAACATGCGGACTGGCAGATCAGCGTACGTGCGGTTCCATTTAAGAAAATTGTAGGTGTTGGAGAGTTTGCAGTAATGATTGAAGACAGCACATCGATCTTTGATTTAACAGAGATTCCGATCGCAAACGAACTTGTGCAAAAGAAAATTACTGTAGTTGGAGCTAAGTTGATTGATCGTAAAGGTCAACTGATTGGAGAAGCGACAGAGTTCTTTATCAACGAAGACACGGGAGCCATTCTTGGTCTGGAATTGTCACTACGCTCAAAGAAAGTCATCCTTTCATCCGAACAGCTTATCACTTATGGACGTGATTTGATCGTTATTAAAGAAGAAGCACAGTTGAACTTTTTAGATAAAGCTGAGTCTTTATTAGGTGGCGCTGTTGAAGTAGAAGAAGAGGTTGCTGTGTCTGTTGAAACAAACGAATTATCTGAGTTTCAAGAAAAGCAACTGAAATTATTGACTGGACGAACGACAACCAAAGATATCTTCGAAAGAAACGGTGAGCTTTTATTTCCGAACGGAACCACTCTAAATAAAGAGGATGTGCGGAAAGCTCAAGAGAAAGGACCTGCCGTTCTAGCGGAACTTTCCATGAACGTTGTGGGCTAA
- a CDS encoding type IV pilus modification PilV family protein yields the protein MLSEKGFSLIEVLISLTILSVSVIGISQFFHQANQISAGNNTKLVATNLARMTLERIQINHEPYGINLISGMSEKSLTKSTCSTSACQSLYEMDINNKPYKITIRVKQLPADKEIGLYSAKVLVNYGKPNPTSVEGYLKDAARTN from the coding sequence ATGCTTTCAGAAAAAGGTTTTTCTCTAATAGAGGTTCTTATTTCATTAACGATCCTATCTGTTTCCGTTATAGGGATTTCGCAGTTTTTTCACCAAGCAAACCAAATATCAGCAGGAAATAACACAAAGCTAGTTGCTACCAATCTAGCTCGGATGACATTGGAGCGTATACAGATTAATCATGAGCCATATGGAATTAATTTGATTTCTGGAATGTCTGAAAAGTCATTAACCAAATCCACCTGTTCAACCTCTGCTTGCCAAAGTTTATATGAGATGGATATTAATAATAAGCCATATAAGATAACCATAAGAGTTAAACAATTACCTGCCGATAAAGAGATAGGACTATATTCTGCAAAAGTTCTTGTCAATTATGGGAAACCAAATCCTACATCTGTAGAGGGGTATTTAAAAGATGCTGCGAGAACGAATTAG
- a CDS encoding prepilin-type N-terminal cleavage/methylation domain-containing protein, giving the protein MLRERIRYLDQRGFTLVESLLSLVLFSIIATAVYFVLLNGLKTENKIYNETLIRDEADLVMSEFIKVLYTATPSKVKETVNDPNNLVYKLNNNTSKTIGFVQDKPVIDGRQISSNDFNFSGSTITIVDKSIKIDLLVGSNKNANAKKLKLESQFRLMEE; this is encoded by the coding sequence ATGCTGCGAGAACGAATTAGATACTTAGACCAAAGAGGTTTCACCTTAGTCGAATCTTTACTTTCCCTTGTTCTCTTCTCCATTATCGCTACTGCTGTTTATTTCGTTTTACTCAACGGATTAAAAACAGAGAACAAAATTTATAATGAAACATTAATTCGTGATGAAGCAGATTTAGTCATGTCAGAATTTATTAAAGTACTTTACACTGCAACACCTTCAAAAGTGAAAGAAACAGTGAATGATCCTAATAATCTCGTTTATAAATTAAATAACAATACGAGCAAAACCATTGGATTCGTACAAGATAAGCCTGTTATCGATGGCAGGCAGATTAGCTCTAACGATTTTAATTTCTCAGGATCCACAATAACTATAGTGGATAAAAGTATTAAAATTGATCTGTTAGTTGGAAGTAACAAGAATGCCAATGCAAAAAAGCTAAAACTAGAAAGTCAATTTAGACTAATGGAGGAATAA
- a CDS encoding DUF5658 family protein, which produces MERLVRIQRHLWVCLCLGLLNAADALFTHQLLQKGGRELNPLMRGIYEYDPVIFLLVKFFFTYLIIAVGFVPLKKRVQVLLNIALLIYSVVIIWHITINVLLVR; this is translated from the coding sequence ATGGAACGGCTTGTACGAATACAGCGACATTTGTGGGTTTGTTTGTGTTTAGGTCTCTTAAATGCGGCAGATGCTCTGTTTACTCATCAGTTGCTGCAAAAAGGTGGTAGAGAACTAAACCCGTTGATGCGTGGTATCTATGAATATGATCCTGTTATCTTTCTGCTAGTTAAATTCTTTTTTACGTATTTGATCATCGCAGTTGGATTTGTTCCTTTAAAGAAAAGAGTTCAAGTGTTACTCAACATAGCATTGCTTATTTATTCTGTAGTAATTATATGGCATATAACCATTAATGTTCTACTCGTAAGATAA
- the fliB gene encoding flagellin lysine-N-methylase yields the protein MASKLVDTLTPSYLNEFTCIGSACEDTCCSGWRVNIDQETYKKYKKVKSYDMRSRFEKNITRNRTNPTKDNVAKMKMEKGSCSFLSKEGWCDIQSSLGEDYLCNTCAVYPRRTNIVNNSIEQSLTVSCPEAARLVLLNQGGIDFEEGPKKISIKEFSSIINTSKGTITHWKDFINEYRYMTILILQSSNYTLEERLLVLGLLYNELEECVKNNRLNEIPEILGQYLKSVEDQTFKGAFKNVSNRLDIQLQLCRELVILRLNQGITSSRYLECSKEMMLGLKIEASTTNEELQDIYKDAYSQYYVPFMEQHEYMLENYLVNYVFKNCMPIDCDLPFTSYTRMVLHYSLIKLHLVGMAKHYEGLTSDLVIKLVQSLSKTFEHNPSYFEKIMGLIKENNIMNLTYMSILIKN from the coding sequence ATGGCATCAAAACTAGTGGACACTTTAACCCCTTCCTATTTAAATGAATTTACTTGCATTGGATCAGCGTGCGAAGATACATGTTGTTCGGGCTGGAGAGTAAATATTGATCAAGAAACATATAAAAAGTATAAAAAAGTAAAAAGTTATGATATGAGGTCAAGATTTGAAAAAAACATTACTCGAAATCGAACAAACCCTACTAAAGATAACGTGGCTAAAATGAAAATGGAAAAAGGGAGCTGCTCCTTTTTGAGCAAAGAAGGTTGGTGTGATATCCAATCTAGTTTAGGAGAAGACTATCTATGTAATACATGCGCTGTTTATCCAAGGCGAACAAATATAGTTAATAATTCAATCGAACAATCCCTAACTGTATCTTGTCCCGAGGCTGCTCGCTTAGTACTGCTCAATCAAGGCGGTATTGATTTTGAGGAAGGTCCCAAAAAGATATCTATTAAAGAATTTTCTAGTATCATAAATACAAGTAAGGGAACTATTACACACTGGAAAGACTTTATTAATGAATATCGATACATGACTATCCTGATTTTACAAAGCAGTAATTATACTTTGGAAGAGCGATTACTTGTCTTAGGATTGTTATATAATGAACTTGAAGAATGCGTAAAAAACAATAGACTTAATGAAATTCCTGAAATACTTGGGCAATATTTAAAAAGTGTGGAAGATCAAACGTTTAAAGGGGCATTTAAAAATGTTTCAAATCGATTAGATATACAGCTTCAGTTATGTAGAGAACTTGTAATATTGCGCTTGAACCAAGGGATAACTTCTTCAAGGTATTTGGAATGTTCTAAAGAGATGATGTTAGGTCTGAAAATTGAAGCGAGTACTACAAATGAGGAGTTACAGGATATTTATAAGGATGCATACAGTCAATACTATGTACCATTTATGGAACAGCATGAATATATGCTAGAGAATTATCTTGTGAATTACGTGTTTAAAAATTGTATGCCAATCGATTGCGACTTACCATTTACCAGTTATACGCGTATGGTTTTACATTATTCTTTAATTAAACTTCATCTAGTGGGAATGGCCAAACATTATGAAGGGTTAACTTCGGATTTAGTTATCAAATTAGTTCAATCCCTTTCAAAGACGTTTGAACATAATCCTAGCTATTTTGAAAAAATCATGGGTCTTATCAAAGAAAACAATATTATGAATTTGACATATATGTCTATATTAATAAAGAATTAA
- a CDS encoding flagellin produces MRINHNIAALNTYRQLNSANGAQSKSMEKLSSGLRINRAGDDAAGLAISEKMRGQIRGLDMASKNAQDGISLIQTAEGALNEVHSILQRQRELAVQSSSDTNVGADRTALKAEFDQLTTEVKRITDTTQFNTMNLLNKTAGGAGVIKLHIGANKDQVFDLKLDTAGVDLTAINTALAAEDISDQAKSETAIATLDTQIASVSSGRSYLGAAQNRLEHTINNLNTSSENLTAAESRVRDVDMAKEMMEQTKNSILSQAAQAMLAQANQAPQGVLQLLR; encoded by the coding sequence ATGAGAATTAATCACAATATCGCGGCGCTTAATACGTACCGTCAGTTGAATAGTGCAAATGGTGCACAGTCTAAGTCTATGGAGAAGTTGTCTTCTGGTCTTCGCATTAATCGTGCTGGAGATGACGCTGCTGGTTTAGCAATCTCTGAAAAAATGCGTGGACAAATTCGTGGTTTAGATATGGCATCTAAAAATGCACAAGATGGGATATCTTTGATCCAAACTGCTGAGGGTGCATTAAATGAAGTACACTCAATTCTGCAACGACAAAGAGAACTTGCCGTCCAATCATCTTCTGATACAAACGTCGGAGCGGATAGAACGGCATTAAAAGCTGAATTTGATCAGCTAACAACAGAAGTGAAACGAATTACTGATACAACTCAATTCAACACAATGAATTTGTTGAATAAAACTGCAGGAGGCGCTGGGGTCATTAAGCTTCATATCGGTGCAAACAAAGATCAAGTATTTGATTTGAAATTAGATACTGCGGGTGTTGACTTGACTGCAATTAATACAGCTTTAGCTGCTGAAGACATTTCCGATCAAGCAAAATCTGAAACAGCCATAGCTACACTCGATACACAAATTGCTTCTGTATCATCAGGCCGAAGCTACCTCGGTGCAGCACAGAACCGTTTAGAGCATACTATCAATAACTTAAACACGTCCTCTGAAAATTTAACTGCTGCAGAATCTCGTGTACGGGATGTGGATATGGCTAAAGAAATGATGGAACAAACTAAGAACTCTATCCTTTCTCAAGCAGCCCAAGCAATGTTGGCTCAAGCCAACCAAGCACCACAAGGCGTTTTGCAACTTTTACGTTAA
- the csrA gene encoding carbon storage regulator CsrA → MLVLTRKLQEAIKIGEDIELTVLSIDGDQVKLGISAPKYIEIHRKEVFLSIQQENNQAASISLNTFQALKKIKNT, encoded by the coding sequence ATGCTTGTATTAACCCGGAAGTTACAAGAGGCGATTAAAATTGGTGAAGATATTGAATTAACGGTCCTTTCTATTGACGGAGATCAAGTGAAATTAGGAATTTCAGCACCTAAATATATAGAAATCCATCGAAAGGAAGTCTTTCTTTCCATCCAACAAGAGAACAACCAAGCAGCAAGTATTTCACTTAACACATTTCAAGCATTAAAAAAGATAAAAAATACGTAA